In Rhizobium sp. BG4, the genomic stretch GCGACGTGCTGACGATCAAGACCCGCGACGGCAGCGATCAGTCGATCGCCATGCAATCGGGCTTCAAGATCGGCGGTATCCAGCGGGCATCCGTCGATGACATCAAGCCGGGCGATTTCGTCGGCGTTGGCTCGATGCCGAAGGGCAGCGGCCCCAATGATGCACTGCAGGTGATGATCTTCCCGGCCTCGATGAAGGGCACCGGCGAGGGCAATCGCCCCTGGGATGCCAAGCCGAATACAGAGATGACCAATGCGACGGTCAGCACCTCCGTCAAGGCGGTCAACGGCAAGACGATCACGCTCACCTATCAGGGCAAGGAAAAGACGATCGCCATTCCCGATGGCACGCAGATTGTCACCATCGCGTCGGCTACCAAGGATGATCTGAAGCCGGGTGCTGCCGTCATCGTCACGGCCGAGAAGGCCGCCGATGGCAGCGTTTCGTCCAAGCAGGTTTCCGTCGGCCTCAGCGGCGTCCAGCCGATGTGATGACTGCTAGAGCACCGGAGCCGCCGCCGGGCGGCCGGTGCCGGCTTTCGGCGGTGCGGGTTCTTCGGTCTTCGAAGCGATCGCTTCGAGGTGCAGCACCCGCGGCTTCAGCACTTCCATATAGGTCTCGGAGCGGCCGATATAGATCATCGCCGTATCAGGCAGCGCCGTCAGCAGGTTGGTGAGCGTCGTCTGCCACTCCGGTTCGAGACCTTCGAGCACTTCGTCAAAGACCACCCAGCGCGGCCGCACGAGCAGAAGCCGGGCAAAGCCGATGGCCTTCTGCTCGTCGGAATCCAGCACCTTGTCCCAGCGCGCACGCGTATCGAGACGGCCGATGAGCTGACGCAGCCCGGCCTTCTCCATCGCAGCTTCGATATCTTTGTTCTTGTAGGAACCGGCAGGTTCGGGGAAGCAGAGCGCCTCGCGCAGCGTGCCGCCGGGGATATAGGCGACCTGCGGGATGAACAGCATGTCGTCGGATGGCGGCAGGCCCATCGTGCCGCTGCCGCAGGGCCACAGACCGGCCATTGCCTGGAACAGCAGCTTGCGATTGACGTTGTGATCGCCGTTGATCATCACCTTCTCGCCGGCCTTCAGCGTGACGTCAGGCTCGTGCACACGGAAGCCGCCGCACTGGTCGACTTCTTCGCCGAGCTTTGCGGCGATCGTCACGTTCTTCATCACAAGCCTGTCCGCGGCAGTGTCCTCGTAGGCGATGACATTCTTCGGGTTCATCGCGTCATCCATGTGCTGAAGCGCATGGCGGAAATCGGTGACGCGGTTCAGCGTTGCGCGCCATTCGGCGATCGGGCCGAAATTGGCGACGTACCAGCGCAGCGCCGTGTTGACCTGGTTGAAGGCGCCGACCGACATCATCAGCTCACCGAAGGTCAGGCCGCCGGAGAAATAGGCAGGGGCAGCGACGATGATCGGGATAACGATGACGAGCCAGCCATAGCCGGCAGAGACCCAGGTGAGATTGGTATTCGCCATCGTCAGCCGCTTCAGGACGGCGAGAACGGTGCTGATATCGATATTGATGCGCTGGCGCTCGTTTTCCTCGCCCTTGGCAACGGTGATCGCCGGCATGTTCTCGTTTGCATGCATCAGCGAGAAACGTAGCTCGGCTTCCTTCGAGAAGCGCTCGGCATTGATCGGCACCAGCTTGCGGCCGACGATCTGGCTGAGGATCGATGCCGAGGCGGCATAGAAGACCGCGGCCCAGACCATGTAGCCGGGGATGGCGAAGGAATAGGTGCTGAAGTGGAAGACGAAGCCGCTCGACAGTTCCCAGAGAACGCCGATGAAGCTGACGAGCAGGATGGTGGACTGAATGAGCCCGAGAACGAGGCCGGTGGTGCTTTCCGCCAGGTTTCGGGCGTCTTCATGCAGGCGCTGGTCGGGATTGACGCCGATCAGGCCGCTCGAGGCCAGCCGAAGGGCTCGCTTGCGCTTCAGCCATTGATCGACGAGATCGCGTGTCAGGCCCTCGCGCATGTAGAGCGCGGTCATCTGGTTCAGCCATGCCTGGCCGACATTGAGCAGCAGGAGGGAGCCGGCGATCAGGCCGAAGACCTGCAGCTGGTGGAAGAATTCGGTGACATCGCGCCGCTGCAGCGAATCGTAGAAGGGTGCGTTCCAGCGGTTCAGGACCACCTGGCCATAGGCCGTCGCCAGGATGACGGCGAGCAGAATCGCCGCGAGCGACAGGATCTTGCCGCGCACCTTGGAGGCCCAGAAAGCCTGAAACATCAATTTAAGGCGGTAGCCGAGGCTCAGGTCATATCCGACCCGGTCTTGCCGCTGACCGCCAGCCGCGCCTTTGGCGTCGTCCGTCATCACGCATTCCCGTACAGCATCGCCCCTGATTAACATGGTAGCGCGCACTGTCCATCAACAGATTCTACCAGTCATTAATGCGTGAGTTACCTTGCGCCAAGGCGCCGCATGCGAATCCTCATTGATTCGCGCCGCTGTCAGCGCTATCTAGGAGACCTCGTGGTGATTTGGCCGGCCGGCTTGCAGCCACGTTAAATAAGTCGCTAAAGGGCCGCGTGCGGACCGGTAGCGATTCTTTCGTTGCCGGTTTTTTATTTGCCGGTTGTTCTGTTCGATCGAGTGAATGCGATGCCCATCAAGATTCCTGACACGCTCCCCGCTTTCGAAACCCTCGTTCAGGAGGGGGTTCGGGTGATGACCGAAACGATGGCTATCCGCCAGGATATCCGTCCGCTGCAGATCGGGCTTCTCAATCTCATGCCGAACAAGATCAAGACCGAGGTGCAGATGGCGCGCCTCGTCGGCGCCTCTCCGCTGCAGGTCGAGTTCTCGCTGGTGCGCATCGGCAACCACAAGGCCAAGAACACCTCCGAAGACCATCTGCTCGCCTTCTACCAGACCTGGGAAGAGGTGAAGCACCGCAAATTCGACGGTTTCATCATCACCGGCGCGCCGATAGAGCTGATGCCCTATGAAGACGTCACCTATTGGAAGGAGATGCAGGACATCTTCGAATGGACGCGCACCAACGTGCATTCGACGATGAATGTCTGCTGGGGCGCGATGGCGGCCATCTACCATTTCCATGGGGTGCCGAAGCATGAGCTCGGCGAAAAAGCCTTCGGCGTCTATCGCCACAAGAACCTGAAGCCCTCTTCCGTCTATCTCAACGGTTTCTCCGACAATTTCGAAATCCCGGTCTCCCGCTGGACCGAGGTTCGCCGTGCCGATATCGAAAAGGCATCGGGTCTGGAAATCCTGATGGAATCGAACGAGATGGGCGTCTGCCTGGTTCAGGAAGAAGCGGCCAAGCGGCTCTATATCTTCAATCACGTCGAATATGACTCGACGTCACTGTCGGACGAGTATTTCCGCGACGTGAATGCCGGCGTGCCGATCAAGATGCCGCATAACTATTTCCCGCATAACGATCCAGCCCTTCCGCCGCAGAACCGATGGCGCAGCCACGCGCATCTGCTCTTCGGCAACTGGATCAATGAAATCTACCAGACGACGCCCTACGAGCTCAGCGAGATCGGCACGAAAATCTGAGGGCTTATCAATCTGTTGACGTTGCGCCGCTGGCCTTGATGCCGCGGCGCTTCTTTTTTGCCTTTGGCAGTTGCGGTTCGTGGAAAATGGGGGCAGGTTCGCTGCCGGAAAGCGAACAGATTTCAGGACGATGGATAGATGGCTGAACAGCTGAAGCGGGAAGTTTTCGGAACGACGAAGGATGGCGAGACCGTCTATCGCGTCGAGATCAAGGGCGGCGGTCTGACGGCCAAGATCATGACCTGGGGCGCGGTCATCCAGGATCTGCGGCTCGACGGCCATGAGGCGCCGCTGCTGCTCGGCTTCGACAATTTCGCCGACTATCCGGCCTATTCCTCCTATTTCGGCGCAACGCCCGGCCGCTGCGCCAACCGTATCGGCGGCGGCAAGTTTACGCTCGACGGCAAGGCCCACCAGCTGGAGCTCAACGAGAAGGGTGTCTCGCATCTGCATGGCGGCAGCGACAATATCGCCAAGCGCAACTGGACGATCGTCGAGCATGATGTCGATCGCGTCGTGCTGAAGATCGTCGATCCCGATGGCCGCGCCGGCTATCCGGGCAATTGCACGATCCAGGCGACCTACCGGGTCCATGGCAACGGCGAGTTCTCGATCGTCTATGAATCGACATCGGATCAGCCGACGCTCGCCAATGTCTGCCAGCACGCCTATTTCAATCTCGATGGCCGTGACGATGCACTCGGCCACGACATCATGATCGCCGCCGACCATTATCTGCCGACCGACGAGCGGCAGATCCCGACCGGCGAGCTGCGCCCGGTCGACGGCACCGCTTTCGACTTCCGCGAAATGACCTCGATGAAGCGTTTCGAGGGCTCCGAGCAGGCGCTCTACGACCATAATTTCTGCCTGTCGAAGGATCGTGTCGCCAAGCGCTCGGTCGTTCTGGCGCGCAGCGTCAATTCCGGCGTGTCGCTGGAAGTACGCACGACCGAGCCCGGCGTGCAGTTCTATGCCGGCTTCAAGCTCAATGTCGCGGTGCCGGGTCTCGATGGCCGCAAGTATGGCCCGTTTGCCGGTTTCTGCCTGGAAACGCAGGTCTGGCCCGATGCGATCAATCACGAGGGCTTCCCCAATGCCGTGCTGCGGCCGGGTGAGGCGCTGCGTCAGGAAACGGACTATATCTTCAGCAAGAGCTAAGCCGCTTCAGCATCGCCGTTTTCGAAACCCTCGTGACCCCGTCACGAGGGTTTTGTGTTTTTGGCGTAAATTCATCTTGAAGAGTGGTTCTAGATAGGTTCTAATCACTTTCCATGGATAGAACCAGTCTGATAGCAGAGCTGAATGCGCGCGGACTGCGCGACGAGGCGTCCACCGGCCCGCTTTACAAGCGGCTGGCGCTGGCCTTGACCGGTCTCATTCAGGAAGGGCTGTTGAAGCCCGGCGCGGCATTGCCGGGCGAACGTGATCTTGCCGAAGCGCTGAAGCTCGGCCGTGTCACCGTCAGGACCGCCTATCGCGACCTGATGTCGTCGGGTGCGCTGGAATCGCGCCATGGCAGCGGCACGTTCGTCTCGGCGCGGGTCGAACGCATGGAGCAGCCGCTCTGGCGTCTCTCGTCCTTCTCGGCCGATATGCGCTCGCGCGGCCGCTCACCTGCTGCAAAAATTCTGTCGAGACAGATCAACCAGCCCTCGCCGGAAGAATCCTTTCTCCTAGGTCTCAGTCAGGACGAGCCGGTGCTGCGGCTTGACCGACTGCGCCTAGCCGATGGCCTGCCGCTCGCGATCGAGCGCGCCGTCGTTCCGGTGAAGTTCGTCGGCGAGCATGCCGGTGGCGAGGGATCGCTTTACGATGCGCTGGCTGCCAGCGGACACAAGCCGGTGCGGGCGCTGCAGCGCCTGACGGCGGTGACGCTCGACCCTTCTTCGGCCGCGATGCTGAACGTCAAGGCCGGTGCGCCTGCGCTGCTGATCGAGCGGATTTCCCGCCTCGAAGACCAGCGCGTCGTTGAATATACCCGCTCGCACTATCGTGGCGATGCATATGATTTTGTTGCAGAATTGAGAATTGGAGATGAGCTATGAGTGAGAACAAGTCGCTGATGTTGCAGGAGGCGGGTCAATCGCCGGACGTGGTGGCGACCCTCCTCGAAAAGGAAAAGCCGGGCTTCGCGGAGATCGCCAAACTGTTCTCCTCGGCCCGGCCGAGCGTGGTGACGACGGCAGCGCGCGGGTCCTCCGACCACGCGGCGACCTTCTTCAAATATCTTTTCGAGATCAGCTGCGGCGTACCGGTTGCTTCGGTCGGCCCGTCGATCGCTTCGGTCTATGGCGCGCCGCTGCATCTGAAGGGTGGCATTCACTTCACGGTTTCGCAGTCGGGCGCCAGCCCTGACATCGTCGCCCTGCAGGAAGCAGCCAAGAAGGGTGGCGCAACGACGATCGCCGTCGTCAACGTCACCGACAGTCCGCTCGGCAATCAGGCCGATATCGTGGTTGGCCTGAATGCCGGACCCGAAAAGAGCGTCGCCGCGACCAAGTCGTTCATCGCTTCCGTTGCCGCACTGGCTGGTGTTACCGCTGCAATCGGCGGCAAGGCCGATCTGCAGGCTGCCCTGCAGAAGCTTCCGGAGGCGTTGTCTGCGACTTCCGGCATCGATACGGCCGCCGCCGAAGACGTGCTCTTCAACGCGAGCTCGCTCTATACGGCAGGCCGCGGTCCGGCTTTCGCG encodes the following:
- a CDS encoding GntR family transcriptional regulator, producing MDRTSLIAELNARGLRDEASTGPLYKRLALALTGLIQEGLLKPGAALPGERDLAEALKLGRVTVRTAYRDLMSSGALESRHGSGTFVSARVERMEQPLWRLSSFSADMRSRGRSPAAKILSRQINQPSPEESFLLGLSQDEPVLRLDRLRLADGLPLAIERAVVPVKFVGEHAGGEGSLYDALAASGHKPVRALQRLTAVTLDPSSAAMLNVKAGAPALLIERISRLEDQRVVEYTRSHYRGDAYDFVAELRIGDEL
- a CDS encoding aldose epimerase family protein yields the protein MAEQLKREVFGTTKDGETVYRVEIKGGGLTAKIMTWGAVIQDLRLDGHEAPLLLGFDNFADYPAYSSYFGATPGRCANRIGGGKFTLDGKAHQLELNEKGVSHLHGGSDNIAKRNWTIVEHDVDRVVLKIVDPDGRAGYPGNCTIQATYRVHGNGEFSIVYESTSDQPTLANVCQHAYFNLDGRDDALGHDIMIAADHYLPTDERQIPTGELRPVDGTAFDFREMTSMKRFEGSEQALYDHNFCLSKDRVAKRSVVLARSVNSGVSLEVRTTEPGVQFYAGFKLNVAVPGLDGRKYGPFAGFCLETQVWPDAINHEGFPNAVLRPGEALRQETDYIFSKS
- the metA gene encoding homoserine O-succinyltransferase yields the protein MPIKIPDTLPAFETLVQEGVRVMTETMAIRQDIRPLQIGLLNLMPNKIKTEVQMARLVGASPLQVEFSLVRIGNHKAKNTSEDHLLAFYQTWEEVKHRKFDGFIITGAPIELMPYEDVTYWKEMQDIFEWTRTNVHSTMNVCWGAMAAIYHFHGVPKHELGEKAFGVYRHKNLKPSSVYLNGFSDNFEIPVSRWTEVRRADIEKASGLEILMESNEMGVCLVQEEAAKRLYIFNHVEYDSTSLSDEYFRDVNAGVPIKMPHNYFPHNDPALPPQNRWRSHAHLLFGNWINEIYQTTPYELSEIGTKI
- a CDS encoding ABC transporter ATP-binding protein/permease; this translates as MTDDAKGAAGGQRQDRVGYDLSLGYRLKLMFQAFWASKVRGKILSLAAILLAVILATAYGQVVLNRWNAPFYDSLQRRDVTEFFHQLQVFGLIAGSLLLLNVGQAWLNQMTALYMREGLTRDLVDQWLKRKRALRLASSGLIGVNPDQRLHEDARNLAESTTGLVLGLIQSTILLVSFIGVLWELSSGFVFHFSTYSFAIPGYMVWAAVFYAASASILSQIVGRKLVPINAERFSKEAELRFSLMHANENMPAITVAKGEENERQRINIDISTVLAVLKRLTMANTNLTWVSAGYGWLVIVIPIIVAAPAYFSGGLTFGELMMSVGAFNQVNTALRWYVANFGPIAEWRATLNRVTDFRHALQHMDDAMNPKNVIAYEDTAADRLVMKNVTIAAKLGEEVDQCGGFRVHEPDVTLKAGEKVMINGDHNVNRKLLFQAMAGLWPCGSGTMGLPPSDDMLFIPQVAYIPGGTLREALCFPEPAGSYKNKDIEAAMEKAGLRQLIGRLDTRARWDKVLDSDEQKAIGFARLLLVRPRWVVFDEVLEGLEPEWQTTLTNLLTALPDTAMIYIGRSETYMEVLKPRVLHLEAIASKTEEPAPPKAGTGRPAAAPVL
- a CDS encoding SIS domain-containing protein; this encodes MSENKSLMLQEAGQSPDVVATLLEKEKPGFAEIAKLFSSARPSVVTTAARGSSDHAATFFKYLFEISCGVPVASVGPSIASVYGAPLHLKGGIHFTVSQSGASPDIVALQEAAKKGGATTIAVVNVTDSPLGNQADIVVGLNAGPEKSVAATKSFIASVAALAGVTAAIGGKADLQAALQKLPEALSATSGIDTAAAEDVLFNASSLYTAGRGPAFAIALEAALKAKETSGLHAEAFSLAELMHGPMRLVQPGFPIVAFAPDDAAYANNVQALERLQKLGATTVPFSAQPLAGVNLRVPTTGNGLLDPLVSLLVYYRLIESVTRRKGFDPDKPANLLKVTETV